In one Pungitius pungitius chromosome 13, fPunPun2.1, whole genome shotgun sequence genomic region, the following are encoded:
- the LOC119214328 gene encoding serine/threonine-protein kinase VRK1-like, translated as MAPPKKRALPKALPEGFILTDSEKKTWRLGKVIGEGGCGLIYLASRDLDRPVTADTDFVLKVESQENGPLFSELKFYQRAAKPGNMQKWKQSRKMDFLGIPTYWGSGLAEHNDLRYRFMAMDRLGSDLQKIFEIGGGCLEAASVLQLGRRLVDVLEYIHENEYVHADIKAANLMLCCRDPEKVYLADYGLSYRYCPDGVHKQYKENPKKGHNGTIEYTSLDAHRGVAPSRRGDLQILGFCLLHWLCGSLPWDQLLKKPAEVQEAKHRLMDDLPDSVLHLSVGGASTEQLASFLSYVKTLGYTDKPNYGHLKQLLASGRTTGPLGFSVPRAPPTRGKRGAAPPPSKDEEEKSKAVAAGPLPTKQRHDAAGRSLRPRPVVAYGEDDSEADEEEEEARPKPVPACYLRGPPIGPRGRPKQRADGRKHTRGEAPPPPELTEDGGMTAASAGNTDMDPVNGGGREQEAGPLTWLVYVGVLLFVALCVLSTAGGPSSP; from the exons ATGGCACCTCCAAAAAAGAGGGCGTTACCCAAAGCGCTGCCAGAGGGCTTCATACTGACGGACAGCGAGAAGAAGACGTGGAGGCTGGGAAAAGTGATCGGTGAAGGTGGCTGCGGGCTGATCTATCTCG CCTCCCGTGATCTGGACAGACCTGTTACTGCAGACACAGACTTTGTCTTAAAAGTG GAGTCCCAGGAGAACGGCCCCCTGTTCTCGGAGCTCAAGTTCTACCAGAGGGCAGCCAAACCAGGGAACA TGCAAAAATGGAAGCAAAGCAGGAAAATGGATTTCCTGGGAATCCCGACGTACTGGGGATCAGGACTCGCTGAACATAATGACCTCAG GTATCGTTTCATGGCTATGGACCGACTGGGCAGTGACCTTCAGAAAATCTTTGAAATCGGGGGCGGTTGTCTGGAGGCGGCCAGCGTTCTCCAGCTGGGTCGAAGACTG GTGGATGTACTGGAGTACATTCATGAGAACGAGTACGTCCATGCAGACATTAAAGCTGCCAACCTCATGCTTTGCTGTCGAGACCCTGAAAAG gTCTATCTTGCAGACTATGGGCTGTCCTACAGATACTGTCCTGATGGGGTGCACAAGCAGTACAAGGAGAACCCCAAGAAGGGTCACAATGGAACCATTGAGTACACCAGCCTGGATGCCCACAGAGGAGTTG ctccATCGAGACGCGGCGACCTCCAGATTTTGGGCTTTTGTCTTCTCCACTGGTTGTGTGGGTCTCTGCCTTGGGATCAACTTCTCAAGAAGCCGGCTGAGGTGCAGGAGGCCAAACACAG ACTCATGGATGACCTGCCGGACTCGGTCCTGCATCTGTCAGTCGGAGGAGCCAGCACAG AGCAGCTGGCCTCGTTCCTCAGCTATGTGAAGACTCTGGGCTACACGGACAAGCCAAACTACGGACACCTCAAGCAGCTGTTGGCCAGCGGCAGGACGACAGGACCACTGGGCTTCTCTGTGCCACGGGCCCCCCCCACCAGGGGCAAG AGGGGAgcagcccccccgccctccaaggatgaagaagagaagagcaaAGCTGTGGCAGCTGGACCCCTCCCCACTAAACAG AGACACGATGCAGCTGGCAGATCATTGAGACCAAGACCTGTAGTGGCTTATGGAGAAGATGACAGTGAGGcggacgaggaagaagaagaggccagACCCAAACCTGTCCCTGCATGCTACCTGCGAGGCCCCCCGATTGGCCCCCGAGGTCGGCCCAAACAG AGGGCCGATGGCAGGAAACACACTCGGGGAGAGGCGCCCCCACCACCAGAGCTCACAGAGGATGGGGGTATGACAGCCGCCTCTGCTGGGAACACAGACATGGATCCGGTGAACGGGGGGGGTCGGGAACAGGAAGCCGGCCCGTTGACCTGGCTGGTGTACGTGGGTGTCCTGCTCTTCGTGGCGCTGTGCGTCCTCAGCACTGCTGGGGGGCCATCTTCACCGTGA